The following coding sequences are from one Pseudomonadota bacterium window:
- the ftsL gene encoding cell division protein FtsL, producing MTRILCPLLVGLVVITSLAITMTRHQSRKLFVELQALEQGHDAMNDEWGRLQLEQATLGTHGRIEERARSALNMTMPSGADVIIVTD from the coding sequence ATGACACGGATCTTGTGCCCTTTGCTGGTGGGTTTGGTAGTTATCACCTCCCTTGCAATCACCATGACCCGGCATCAAAGCCGAAAGTTGTTTGTCGAATTGCAAGCGCTCGAGCAGGGGCACGACGCCATGAATGATGAATGGGGGCGGTTGCAATTGGAGCAGGCCACCTTGGGGACGCACGGGCGCATCGAAGAGCGCGCGCGCAGCGCGCTGAACATGACGATGCCGTCCGGCGCGGACGTGATCATCGTGACCGACTGA
- the rsmH gene encoding 16S rRNA (cytosine(1402)-N(4))-methyltransferase RsmH, translated as MSEVVKLLVLHDAGLYIDCTFGRGGHARAILQRLGRRGRLVVIDRDPAAVSAAEQLAGEDPRVEVARSSFALLEQLAHAAAIAGQVDGILFDLGVSSAQLDDSRRGFSCGHDGPLDMRMDNESGFTAAQWIATVSTRELTEVIRAYGEERFATRIARAIVREQALAPITTTKRLAEIVARAKPVWEKNLHPATRCFQALRIIINDELDELKLGLRQAVKVLRSGGRLVVISFHSLEDRIVKRFIRDESQGRSAPRSLPPRVAAEGLTLKQVCGPMKPTVGEIARNPRARSATLRVAEKLL; from the coding sequence GTGAGCGAGGTTGTGAAGCTTCTCGTTCTCCACGACGCGGGCTTGTATATTGACTGTACGTTCGGGCGAGGTGGACATGCACGCGCAATTTTGCAGCGCCTGGGGCGGCGAGGACGCCTGGTCGTGATCGATCGTGATCCGGCGGCCGTATCGGCGGCGGAACAGCTCGCGGGCGAGGATCCTCGAGTCGAGGTGGCCCGAAGCTCGTTCGCACTACTGGAACAACTCGCACACGCTGCGGCGATCGCCGGGCAGGTCGATGGAATTCTGTTCGATCTCGGTGTCTCTTCAGCGCAATTAGATGATTCCCGGCGCGGTTTTAGCTGCGGCCACGATGGTCCGCTCGACATGCGCATGGACAATGAATCCGGTTTTACGGCCGCGCAATGGATCGCGACGGTGTCCACTCGGGAGCTGACGGAGGTTATTCGTGCATATGGCGAAGAACGGTTTGCTACTAGAATCGCGCGTGCCATCGTGAGAGAACAAGCCCTTGCACCAATCACGACTACCAAGCGTCTAGCGGAAATCGTCGCCCGCGCGAAACCGGTATGGGAAAAAAATCTGCATCCGGCCACGCGCTGCTTTCAAGCGCTACGGATTATTATTAATGACGAGCTCGATGAGCTTAAGCTCGGCCTTCGGCAGGCGGTAAAGGTATTGCGTAGCGGCGGACGTCTCGTAGTAATAAGTTTCCATTCGTTGGAAGACCGTATCGTAAAGCGATTTATACGTGACGAATCGCAGGGACGGTCCGCCCCGCGCAGCTTACCGCCGCGTGTCGCTGCGGAAGGCCTGACCTTAAAACAAGTGTGTGGTCCGATGAAACCCACAGTCGGCGAGATCGCCCGCAATCCGCGGGCGCGAAGCGCGACCTTGCGGGTAGCGGAGAAGCTCCTATGA
- the mraZ gene encoding division/cell wall cluster transcriptional repressor MraZ — protein MGKMSFQGINALSLDAKGRLAIPSGYREQIAAVCGNALVLTLSPYDPCLWLYPVTEWEAIDVKLQQLSDFDKQSRRTKQMMRGYASPCVLDAQGRIRIPESLREFANLVKYITFLGQGNRFELWDADVWVGQRDEWRSDIGRGVGTASEALRDLAL, from the coding sequence ATGGGCAAGATGTCGTTTCAGGGGATCAATGCGCTGAGTCTCGATGCCAAGGGGCGTCTGGCGATTCCAAGCGGCTACCGGGAACAAATAGCGGCCGTGTGTGGCAACGCGCTTGTACTTACCCTTAGCCCGTATGACCCCTGCCTGTGGTTATATCCCGTGACGGAATGGGAAGCCATCGACGTAAAATTGCAGCAACTTTCGGATTTCGATAAGCAAAGCAGACGCACGAAGCAAATGATGCGGGGTTATGCAAGCCCATGTGTACTCGATGCACAGGGCAGGATCCGCATTCCCGAGTCGCTGCGGGAGTTCGCAAACCTCGTGAAATATATTACCTTTTTAGGTCAAGGCAATCGCTTCGAGCTATGGGATGCCGACGTTTGGGTAGGACAGCGGGACGAATGGCGATCCGACATTGGGCGCGGTGTCGGAACGGCGTCGGAGGCGTTGCGCGATTTAGCGTTGTAG
- the rsmI gene encoding 16S rRNA (cytidine(1402)-2'-O)-methyltransferase: MSIEQGVLYVVATPIGNLQDLSPRARQVLGGVDVVFAEDTRVSARLLNHFGIATPLLAFHQHNERRVCPGVVRRLAARQSVALICDAGTPLISDPGYHLVQAVRAAGYKLCSIPGPCAIVASLAVAGLPTDRFVFEGFLPPRRPARRDRLSVLRHEQRTLVVYEVPHRVRDCVADMNELFGADRRVTLARELTKIYEETFAGTLCGLSEWLQEKERVQGEIVIVVAGAAGDAHDHERLRHSVATLLKYLPARQAVAAATEISGANKNQIYRLMLEIASHSVAEHGKPEESAGSCNSGEISTN; this comes from the coding sequence GTGTCAATCGAGCAGGGTGTTCTTTACGTCGTAGCGACGCCTATCGGAAATCTTCAGGATCTCAGTCCGCGCGCGCGGCAAGTGCTCGGCGGCGTTGATGTGGTGTTCGCGGAAGATACCCGTGTGAGCGCGCGTCTATTAAACCATTTTGGGATCGCGACACCGCTGTTAGCATTTCATCAACATAATGAAAGACGTGTGTGCCCTGGCGTGGTGCGGCGTTTGGCAGCCAGACAGAGCGTTGCTCTGATTTGCGATGCCGGCACGCCCTTGATAAGCGATCCGGGCTATCATTTGGTGCAAGCGGTACGCGCCGCCGGTTACAAACTATGCTCGATTCCGGGGCCTTGCGCGATCGTCGCGAGTCTTGCAGTGGCCGGCCTACCCACGGATCGGTTTGTCTTTGAGGGATTCCTGCCCCCACGGCGGCCCGCGCGCCGGGATCGCTTGTCGGTACTACGCCATGAACAGAGGACCCTCGTGGTTTACGAAGTTCCACACCGCGTGCGGGATTGTGTTGCCGATATGAATGAGCTTTTCGGAGCGGATCGTCGCGTGACGCTGGCGCGGGAGTTGACGAAAATTTACGAGGAAACTTTTGCCGGAACCTTGTGCGGCCTGTCCGAATGGTTGCAAGAGAAGGAGCGTGTCCAGGGCGAGATCGTGATCGTAGTCGCGGGTGCGGCGGGGGATGCCCATGACCATGAGCGGTTACGGCATTCGGTCGCGACCCTATTGAAATACCTGCCGGCGAGGCAAGCGGTAGCGGCCGCGACCGAGATTTCCGGCGCGAATAAGAATCAGATCTACCGGCTTATGCTAGAGATCGCATCTCACAGCGTTGCCGAGCACGGGAAGCCGGAAGAAAGCGCGGGATCTTGCAACTCGGGCGAGATCTCAACAAACTAA
- a CDS encoding penicillin-binding protein activator, whose translation MPPLLNNTLRRFAFLLLVAAGCAHVASRGPQVKPYSDQQAMRLLQSGKLEAAAAEFQRLQAISSAPESYLFGLRAANTFLKARRVGEARQVLDGIKVPAREHYLKVWHTLLSAQTSLLSRNAKEALDALKRIEGDRVPDALRPRYHRVLADTYQAKGEFLSAAQEQVALDPYLADEKLKRANRLAIWDTLHQVTRSDLTQERSFGSPLLRGWIDLALIARSGNDPSFEALLATWEKQYPHHPARQEALPRVREQRAVLNLDPEHIALLLPLFGQYAEAAAAIKDGFIAAWYSDGANSARRTLSIHDTNAANAPAVYRRALEEGAEFVVGPLDKPALKVLVASNVIAVPTLALNRIEGLDHRTDIQYLYQFGLPPEDEAGQIAERAWLDGRVSALVLTPATPWGERLLRAFKQRWQDLGGEIVVQQTYQRDARNIETAVAELMRASIRPPAPPIPLSEAYAAGSSADFIFMAASPREARLILPWIRSRGRDRLPIYATSHVYSPAPTPEADSALDGVIFGDMPWVLDPYRSELSASTRHHWPKRFETHARLYAFGIDAYHLMTRIGALQSDPSAHLEGVTGILRMDEHKRIRRQLAWAQFRSGVPALLRE comes from the coding sequence ATGCCCCCATTATTAAACAACACCCTGCGCCGGTTTGCTTTCTTGCTGTTAGTGGCGGCAGGATGTGCGCACGTTGCATCGCGCGGGCCGCAGGTCAAGCCTTACTCCGACCAACAGGCTATGCGTCTGTTGCAGTCCGGAAAGCTAGAGGCGGCGGCCGCCGAGTTTCAACGTTTGCAGGCGATTTCCTCGGCACCCGAATCCTACCTGTTCGGGCTGCGCGCGGCGAATACGTTTTTGAAAGCGAGACGCGTGGGAGAGGCCCGACAGGTCTTGGACGGGATCAAGGTTCCGGCGCGCGAGCACTACTTGAAAGTATGGCACACCCTGTTATCGGCGCAAACGTCTTTGCTGAGCCGCAACGCCAAGGAAGCGCTGGACGCATTAAAGCGTATCGAAGGCGATCGGGTTCCCGATGCGTTACGCCCGCGCTACCATCGGGTTCTTGCCGACACCTATCAAGCCAAGGGTGAATTTTTGTCGGCGGCGCAGGAGCAGGTTGCGTTGGATCCCTATCTCGCCGACGAAAAACTGAAGCGCGCCAATCGCTTGGCTATTTGGGACACACTCCATCAGGTCACGCGTTCCGATCTCACCCAAGAACGATCCTTCGGCTCGCCATTGCTACGCGGCTGGATTGATCTGGCGCTTATCGCGAGATCGGGCAATGACCCCTCGTTCGAAGCACTGCTCGCCACTTGGGAGAAGCAATACCCTCATCACCCGGCGCGCCAAGAAGCCTTGCCGCGAGTCCGGGAGCAGCGGGCCGTTCTGAACCTTGATCCCGAGCACATCGCGCTGCTTCTGCCTCTGTTCGGCCAGTATGCCGAAGCCGCGGCCGCAATCAAAGACGGTTTTATCGCCGCCTGGTACAGCGATGGCGCAAACAGCGCGCGGCGTACCCTATCGATCCATGACACCAATGCGGCCAACGCCCCCGCCGTCTATCGTCGTGCGCTAGAGGAGGGTGCCGAGTTTGTCGTCGGTCCCTTGGACAAACCAGCGCTGAAGGTATTAGTTGCCTCCAACGTGATTGCGGTCCCGACGCTGGCGTTGAATCGGATCGAGGGCTTGGATCACCGCACTGATATTCAGTATTTGTATCAGTTTGGCCTGCCGCCGGAGGACGAGGCCGGGCAGATCGCCGAGCGCGCTTGGTTGGACGGGCGCGTGAGCGCACTGGTCTTAACACCCGCCACTCCCTGGGGCGAACGGCTGTTGCGGGCGTTCAAGCAACGCTGGCAAGATCTGGGAGGCGAGATCGTGGTCCAGCAAACTTATCAACGTGATGCCAGGAATATCGAGACTGCGGTTGCGGAGCTGATGCGCGCTAGCATTCGCCCTCCAGCGCCGCCGATACCGCTAAGCGAGGCCTACGCCGCAGGCTCTTCAGCGGACTTCATTTTCATGGCCGCTTCACCCCGTGAGGCCCGATTAATACTTCCGTGGATCCGCTCGCGCGGCCGTGATCGCCTGCCGATCTACGCGACATCCCACGTCTACTCACCCGCGCCTACCCCGGAAGCCGATAGCGCCCTCGATGGGGTGATATTCGGTGACATGCCGTGGGTGCTCGATCCTTACCGCAGCGAACTTAGCGCGAGCACGAGGCATCATTGGCCTAAGAGATTTGAGACCCATGCGCGGTTGTATGCCTTTGGCATCGATGCCTACCACCTGATGACTCGCATCGGAGCGCTTCAAAGCGATCCCTCGGCACACCTGGAGGGTGTCACCGGTATCCTGCGTATGGATGAACACAAACGCATTCGTCGGCAGCTAGCGTGGGCTCAATTCCGGAGCGGCGTGCCTGCGTTGCTGCGCGAATAA
- a CDS encoding YraN family protein: MKTGARGAWAESIALRYLGARGLRLLTRNYRCLAGEIDIVMKDNDTLVFIEVRYRASTGYGSPLETINHTKQTRILKTASHYLQTHRMSTGHAPCRFDVVVVTGAKPCTEWIKAAFQA; the protein is encoded by the coding sequence ATGAAAACTGGCGCGCGCGGGGCGTGGGCCGAAAGCATCGCTCTCCGCTATTTGGGCGCGCGCGGGTTGCGACTGCTCACACGGAATTATCGCTGCCTGGCCGGTGAAATCGACATAGTAATGAAAGATAATGACACGCTGGTATTTATAGAAGTACGCTACCGCGCCAGCACCGGCTATGGTTCTCCGCTCGAGACGATCAATCACACGAAACAGACGCGCATACTTAAGACGGCTAGCCATTATCTTCAGACGCACAGGATGAGCACGGGCCATGCGCCATGCCGGTTCGATGTTGTCGTCGTCACCGGCGCCAAGCCGTGTACGGAGTGGATTAAGGCCGCGTTTCAAGCCTAG
- a CDS encoding phosphoheptose isomerase, giving the protein MDYTERVIEIFRESIDLKQKCAGSLAPLVARTARMVAGALLEGNKLLACGNGGSAADAQHFAAEMLNRFEAERPGLPAVALTTDPSTITSIANDYQFAEVFSKQIRALGQSGDILLAISTSGESPNIVNAIDAAHDRDMRVALLSGRDGGKAAQRLKEGDTEIRVPGWSTARIQEVHIMLIHCVCDLVDRQLLGQENGHDG; this is encoded by the coding sequence ATGGACTACACCGAACGAGTCATCGAAATATTCCGCGAGAGTATCGATCTCAAGCAAAAATGCGCGGGGTCGCTGGCTCCTCTGGTCGCACGTACGGCCCGTATGGTCGCTGGCGCTTTGCTGGAAGGAAATAAATTATTGGCCTGCGGAAACGGCGGATCGGCCGCCGATGCGCAGCACTTCGCGGCGGAGATGCTCAACCGATTCGAGGCGGAACGGCCTGGATTACCTGCAGTCGCCCTCACGACAGATCCCTCCACTATAACCTCGATTGCCAACGATTATCAATTTGCGGAGGTGTTTTCCAAACAGATCCGCGCATTGGGTCAATCGGGAGATATCTTGCTCGCGATTTCGACCAGCGGTGAATCGCCGAATATTGTGAATGCGATCGACGCGGCGCATGATCGCGACATGCGAGTCGCCCTGCTGAGCGGCCGCGACGGCGGTAAGGCCGCGCAGCGTCTCAAAGAGGGGGACACCGAGATCCGCGTACCCGGTTGGTCTACGGCCAGGATCCAAGAAGTCCACATAATGCTCATACATTGCGTGTGCGATCTGGTGGATAGGCAATTACTCGGACAGGAGAACGGGCATGATGGGTAG
- a CDS encoding BON domain-containing protein, whose amino-acid sequence MMGRSAIKETCCGFALLCMLSGCAPVIVGGVAGGAAVAHDSRTMGTVVEDEAIELKISNAVYQNADLNSKSHINATSYNNIVLLTGEAATEVLRQRIHDLAAGTEKVRQVHDYIRVGRTSSLAARSNDTWLTTKVKTQHLRIKGFDPTRVKVVTESGVVYLMGLLNPKEGTAVAELTRRIGGVRKVVKLFEYRQAIRI is encoded by the coding sequence ATGATGGGTAGAAGCGCTATAAAAGAAACGTGCTGCGGCTTTGCACTGCTATGCATGCTCTCGGGTTGCGCACCCGTAATCGTAGGCGGCGTGGCGGGAGGCGCCGCCGTGGCCCATGACAGCCGCACGATGGGCACCGTCGTCGAGGATGAAGCTATCGAATTGAAAATCTCTAACGCCGTGTATCAGAATGCCGATCTCAATTCCAAATCGCACATTAACGCAACGAGCTACAACAACATCGTGCTTCTCACGGGCGAAGCGGCGACGGAAGTCCTTCGGCAACGCATTCATGATCTCGCCGCCGGTACCGAGAAGGTCCGGCAGGTTCACGACTACATTCGTGTCGGACGCACCAGTTCGCTTGCCGCGCGTAGCAACGACACCTGGCTAACGACAAAGGTCAAAACACAGCATCTCAGAATCAAGGGCTTCGATCCCACGCGCGTCAAAGTGGTGACCGAAAGCGGCGTGGTTTATCTCATGGGTCTTTTAAACCCTAAGGAGGGCACCGCGGTCGCCGAGTTGACCCGCCGCATCGGAGGCGTGCGGAAAGTCGTCAAGCTATTCGAATATCGTCAAGCTATTCGAATATAG
- a CDS encoding ClpXP protease specificity-enhancing factor, with amino-acid sequence MPRNGNAVVCATKSDDVSDDVVGPLEMKKLSSTRPYLLRAFYAWIVDNQLTPHLIVDTTRPGVVVPPQYVKNGRIILNITPAAVHGLKIDNTSIEFSGRFGGTAYGILVPLTAVEAIYSKENGKGMVFAPEPDTANRPAPRKPVLKLIK; translated from the coding sequence GTGCCGCGAAACGGCAATGCAGTTGTTTGCGCTACGAAATCCGACGACGTTTCCGATGACGTCGTAGGGCCATTAGAAATGAAGAAGCTAAGTTCTACGCGTCCGTATTTGCTGCGCGCATTTTACGCCTGGATCGTTGATAACCAGCTTACCCCGCATCTGATCGTGGATACGACCCGCCCCGGGGTGGTAGTTCCTCCGCAGTATGTGAAAAATGGCAGAATCATATTAAATATAACGCCTGCCGCCGTACACGGTTTGAAAATCGACAATACCTCGATTGAATTCAGCGGACGGTTTGGGGGAACGGCTTACGGGATCCTCGTTCCGCTCACCGCAGTCGAAGCCATCTATTCCAAGGAAAACGGCAAGGGCATGGTGTTTGCGCCCGAACCGGATACGGCGAACCGTCCCGCGCCGCGGAAACCCGTCCTCAAGCTGATTAAATAA
- a CDS encoding lysyl oxidase family protein — translation MDKHMFRIPIMFRCGLIAGLLLFAQIGFAQVLAMEPDLEALPAADLDVVPDFGGGSKLIFRTTTWNSGEGPLILIGGKKKGRSGGQKVYQRIERTDGSFYDLLAGTFVWHPGHQHFHFEDYALYTLQPVDAPGLSQRTSAKTTFCVVDTDHVDPNLGNSNPVYAFCGVDVQGMSVGWGDTYRNQLSGQSISLTDLPDGYYKLVIEVDPKKRVVETDDTNNVACSLLYLDITRSTVAEDPAGC, via the coding sequence ATGGATAAGCACATGTTTCGTATTCCTATCATGTTTCGATGTGGGCTGATCGCAGGCCTGCTGTTGTTCGCCCAGATCGGTTTCGCCCAGGTTCTTGCAATGGAGCCCGATTTGGAGGCCTTGCCAGCTGCTGATCTCGACGTCGTCCCGGATTTCGGGGGGGGTAGCAAGCTGATCTTCCGCACGACCACCTGGAACAGCGGGGAGGGACCGCTCATACTTATCGGTGGTAAGAAGAAAGGCCGCTCTGGGGGGCAAAAAGTATATCAGCGCATCGAGCGTACTGATGGGAGTTTCTATGACCTTCTTGCCGGCACCTTCGTGTGGCATCCTGGGCATCAGCATTTTCATTTTGAAGATTATGCCCTTTACACACTACAGCCCGTCGACGCGCCTGGCCTGTCGCAACGTACCAGTGCCAAGACAACCTTCTGTGTCGTGGACACCGATCACGTTGACCCTAACCTGGGTAATTCGAATCCGGTCTATGCCTTCTGTGGCGTTGATGTTCAAGGCATGTCGGTAGGTTGGGGAGATACCTATAGGAATCAGCTAAGTGGCCAGTCGATCAGCCTTACAGATCTTCCCGACGGTTATTACAAGCTAGTGATCGAAGTCGACCCCAAAAAGAGGGTAGTCGAAACTGACGACACTAATAATGTCGCCTGCAGCTTGCTTTACCTCGACATTACCCGGTCGACTGTAGCGGAGGACCCCGCTGGCTGCTGA
- a CDS encoding DsbA family protein → MCGASKTSTGTCTASCSQASRRWRRRSWLADAQAIGLKVEPFKKCLDSGKYAERVRSGIAVGQSLGITGTPTLLLGISDGTRVNLVRMMVGAQPFALY, encoded by the coding sequence TTGTGCGGGGCGAGCAAGACCAGTACTGGGACATGCACGGCAAGTTGTTCGCAAGCCAGCAGGCGCTGGCGCCGGAGAAGCTGGCTGGCGGACGCCCAGGCCATCGGACTCAAGGTCGAACCCTTCAAGAAATGCCTCGACAGCGGCAAGTACGCCGAAAGGGTCAGGAGCGGCATCGCCGTAGGCCAGTCGCTCGGGATCACCGGCACGCCGACCCTGCTGCTCGGGATCAGTGACGGCACCCGTGTCAATCTGGTCAGAATGATGGTGGGCGCCCAGCCGTTCGCGTTGTATTAA
- a CDS encoding DNA-binding response regulator, which produces MHGKNEKVVLDTSALAAEECKPGLNTGPSARPELPLAERRDRERRTSKRRGPSQVLSHPVSLINGGVVSSKLPTGLDAAISAMGHERAAPPGVAVVDQAAYFGCNDGSLTVGNPNLITVLIASSRESLLKELLPWLASEQGIKVLGEPVADPVLLPMCLEQWQPTLLLLDKALLDRVGLESLRMIRSKVRKIRVLLLWDEDCPGLVEEILRNRFHGYLLTRCPSDTYVKAIRAVCRGDIWLPRGLLAQALSDLLETPSPGDAKAESNRLCSADRLTKREEQIVRLLSQGLTNKQMARQLGIMEDTVKKHLQNVFGKLGVRRRTLVVLRRLAGQPDSA; this is translated from the coding sequence ATGCACGGAAAAAACGAAAAAGTTGTACTGGATACCAGCGCCTTAGCCGCCGAAGAATGCAAACCGGGACTCAACACGGGGCCTTCCGCGCGTCCCGAATTACCCTTGGCCGAGCGTCGCGATCGTGAACGGCGAACATCCAAGCGGCGGGGCCCGTCGCAGGTACTCTCGCACCCTGTCAGCCTTATCAACGGCGGCGTAGTATCCAGCAAGCTACCCACCGGCCTGGATGCAGCGATCTCAGCAATGGGTCACGAAAGAGCGGCGCCCCCAGGTGTTGCGGTGGTAGACCAGGCCGCATATTTCGGTTGCAATGATGGATCCCTCACGGTCGGTAACCCCAATCTGATTACCGTATTAATTGCGTCAAGCCGAGAGAGTCTGCTTAAGGAACTGCTCCCGTGGTTGGCGAGCGAGCAGGGCATCAAAGTGCTTGGCGAGCCTGTCGCGGATCCAGTCCTCCTCCCCATGTGTCTGGAGCAGTGGCAACCTACGCTGCTGTTACTGGATAAGGCGTTACTCGATCGGGTCGGTCTGGAGTCGCTCCGGATGATCCGATCTAAGGTCCGGAAAATTCGTGTGCTTCTGTTGTGGGATGAGGATTGTCCTGGCTTGGTCGAAGAGATTTTGCGCAATCGCTTCCATGGCTATTTGCTTACCCGTTGCCCTTCGGATACCTATGTGAAGGCGATCCGCGCCGTTTGCCGAGGCGACATCTGGCTCCCCCGCGGTTTGCTGGCCCAGGCGTTATCGGACCTATTAGAGACGCCCAGCCCTGGCGATGCAAAGGCGGAAAGCAATCGGCTCTGCAGCGCGGACAGGCTCACCAAACGCGAGGAGCAGATCGTCAGGCTTCTGAGCCAAGGACTCACCAACAAGCAAATGGCCCGGCAACTCGGGATCATGGAAGACACCGTCAAGAAACATCTCCAGAATGTTTTCGGCAAGCTCGGCGTCCGCCGCCGCACCTTGGTGGTGCTGCGCCGGCTCGCCGGGCAGCCAGACAGCGCCTGA
- a CDS encoding glutathione S-transferase N-terminal domain-containing protein: MAVLSGRRSVMTLYCEAKDPIGHCARIVLAEKDVSVDINYVGLDNRPEDLNELNPYGTVLTLIDRDLVLYDAQIMMEYLDERFPHPPLLPVDPVARANNRQFRYRVFRDLYHWIDSVTGKNEIAASNARKALRDNLTVIAPSFVQRQYFMSADYSLVDCSIAPLLWRLHYYGIKLPNQAKPLLKYAERLFARSSFKFSLSEFEKDMREHP, encoded by the coding sequence ATGGCTGTGCTCTCCGGCAGACGCTCTGTCATGACCCTCTACTGCGAGGCGAAGGATCCCATCGGACACTGTGCTCGGATCGTGTTAGCGGAAAAAGACGTGAGCGTCGACATCAACTATGTCGGGCTGGATAACCGGCCTGAAGATCTCAACGAACTTAACCCTTACGGCACGGTGCTGACGCTCATCGATCGCGATCTTGTGCTATACGACGCTCAGATCATGATGGAATATTTGGACGAGCGTTTTCCGCACCCTCCCCTGTTGCCGGTCGATCCGGTGGCGCGCGCCAATAACCGTCAGTTTCGGTATCGGGTGTTTCGTGATCTTTACCACTGGATCGACAGCGTTACCGGGAAGAATGAGATTGCGGCATCCAATGCACGCAAGGCTCTGCGCGATAATCTGACGGTGATAGCGCCGAGTTTCGTGCAGCGCCAGTATTTCATGTCAGCCGATTATTCGTTGGTGGACTGTTCGATAGCGCCCTTGCTTTGGCGGTTGCACTACTACGGCATCAAACTGCCGAATCAAGCAAAGCCGCTTCTAAAGTACGCGGAACGCTTATTCGCGCGATCGTCGTTCAAATTCAGCCTATCGGAGTTTGAAAAGGACATGCGGGAACATCCCTAA
- a CDS encoding cytochrome c1 has product MEPIEIDIRDKASLQRGARVFVNYCLSCHSASYMRFSRIASDLVIPEPLMVEKLMFVTDKIGDTMEIAMRAVDAEAWFGVVPPDLSVIARSRSPDWLFAFLTSFYLDPSRPTGVNNLEARGTAMPHVLWEYQGWRQLAQQVENAGRGDSLSLEMAIAGRLPDSEYKNMVRDLVSFLAYLAEPVKPLRQNVGIGVLLYLAVFLAIAYLLKQEYWKDI; this is encoded by the coding sequence TTGGAGCCGATTGAAATTGATATACGCGATAAAGCGTCCCTGCAACGCGGGGCAAGAGTATTCGTGAATTATTGCCTGAGTTGCCATTCCGCGTCGTATATGCGCTTTTCCAGAATTGCCTCCGACCTGGTTATTCCGGAGCCGCTGATGGTTGAAAAGCTGATGTTTGTAACTGATAAGATAGGAGATACGATGGAGATTGCGATGCGGGCCGTGGACGCGGAAGCATGGTTTGGAGTCGTTCCGCCCGATTTATCTGTAATCGCCCGGTCGCGGAGCCCGGATTGGTTGTTTGCGTTTCTAACCTCGTTCTATCTCGACCCGAGCCGGCCGACGGGCGTCAACAACCTCGAGGCCAGGGGTACCGCGATGCCGCATGTATTATGGGAATATCAGGGGTGGCGGCAGCTCGCTCAGCAGGTTGAGAATGCAGGGCGAGGTGATAGCCTGAGCCTGGAGATGGCCATCGCGGGCCGCTTACCCGACAGTGAATACAAGAACATGGTCCGAGACCTAGTCAGTTTCCTTGCCTATCTTGCAGAACCTGTTAAGCCCTTGCGACAGAACGTAGGCATTGGTGTGTTGTTATATCTCGCCGTATTTTTGGCCATTGCGTATTTGCTCAAACAAGAGTACTGGAAAGATATATAA